A single region of the Chloroflexota bacterium genome encodes:
- a CDS encoding NAD(P)H-hydrate dehydratase, with protein sequence MKIVTAEAMRALERRAVDAGSPDGKPVGSPDGKPVGSPDGKPVGSPDGKPVGSLDDLMERAGLLSARAAWGMLNADGGGPQARPVMQPPPVMSTSPVSEEMAAPRIVVLVGPGNNGGDGLVAARHLQRWHGGVIVIILAPRPDDDPKRALALGAGVAVVDADAEPLTALDRALPSAALVVDAVLGIGASRPLEGSLRDAMTVVNAERTRRPALQTLALDVPTGIDADDGEADPNALDATATVSFGFPKHGHFRFPAAARVGRLIVADIGVPEALADNIAEEAVTTAWARAQLPRRPLDAHKGSFGRVLALAGSRSYIGAAQLACLGAARSGAGYITLAVTPVVQGLLAGRLTESTYLLLPDDGDGVADPEAARTLHDTMPACDAFLVGCGLGQHDTTRLLLDRLLLSPEPLPLPTVIDADALNFLARTDGWWERRQGEAVLTPHPGEMARLLDCDIGDVEADRIGAARNAAARWGVTVLLKGAFTVAAAPDGRVRVLPFANPALATAGTGDVLAGCVAGLLAQGVAPFDAASLGAFIHAAAGQLAAEEIGEAGVIAGDLLPLLPKAIGMLREGSFSGGIFHIG encoded by the coding sequence GTGAAGATAGTGACAGCTGAGGCAATGCGCGCCCTGGAGCGCCGCGCGGTGGACGCGGGCTCCCCTGACGGAAAGCCCGTGGGCTCCCCTGATGGAAAGCCCGTGGGCTCCCCTGATGGAAAGCCCGTGGGCTCCCCCGATGGAAAGCCCGTGGGCTCCCTGGACGACCTCATGGAGCGCGCCGGCCTCCTCTCCGCCCGCGCCGCGTGGGGCATGCTGAATGCCGACGGCGGCGGACCCCAAGCACGGCCCGTCATGCAGCCTCCTCCTGTTATGTCCACGTCACCGGTCTCCGAAGAGATGGCGGCGCCGCGTATCGTGGTGCTGGTGGGGCCGGGCAACAACGGCGGCGACGGCCTGGTGGCGGCCCGCCACCTGCAACGGTGGCACGGCGGCGTCATCGTCATCATCTTGGCGCCGCGACCGGACGATGACCCCAAGCGTGCCCTTGCCCTCGGCGCGGGCGTCGCGGTTGTTGACGCGGACGCGGAGCCCCTCACGGCCCTCGATCGAGCCCTGCCGTCCGCGGCGCTCGTCGTGGACGCCGTGCTGGGCATCGGCGCATCCCGGCCGCTGGAAGGCTCGCTCCGCGACGCCATGACGGTTGTGAACGCGGAGCGGACGCGACGGCCGGCCCTGCAGACCCTTGCGCTGGACGTGCCCACGGGCATCGACGCCGACGACGGCGAGGCGGACCCCAACGCCCTGGACGCGACCGCCACGGTGAGCTTCGGATTCCCCAAGCACGGCCACTTTCGCTTCCCCGCCGCAGCCCGGGTGGGGCGTCTCATCGTCGCCGACATCGGCGTGCCGGAGGCGCTGGCGGATAACATCGCGGAGGAAGCGGTAACTACGGCGTGGGCGCGGGCGCAACTGCCTCGCCGGCCGCTGGACGCGCACAAGGGCTCCTTTGGCCGGGTGCTGGCGCTGGCGGGCTCACGGAGCTACATCGGCGCGGCACAACTGGCGTGCCTGGGCGCGGCCCGCTCCGGAGCCGGGTACATCACGCTGGCCGTGACGCCCGTCGTGCAAGGGCTCCTGGCCGGGCGGCTCACGGAGAGCACCTATCTGCTGCTGCCCGACGACGGCGACGGCGTGGCGGACCCTGAGGCGGCGCGAACACTGCACGACACCATGCCAGCCTGCGACGCGTTCCTCGTCGGGTGCGGGCTTGGGCAGCACGACACGACGCGGCTGCTGCTCGACCGGCTGCTGCTCTCACCGGAACCGCTGCCCTTGCCGACGGTCATTGACGCGGACGCCCTGAACTTCCTGGCGAGGACGGACGGATGGTGGGAGCGCCGACAGGGCGAAGCCGTCCTGACGCCGCATCCAGGAGAGATGGCAAGGCTTCTGGATTGCGATATCGGCGACGTCGAGGCGGACCGCATCGGCGCTGCCCGGAACGCCGCCGCGCGATGGGGCGTCACGGTGCTGCTCAAGGGGGCCTTCACCGTCGCCGCCGCGCCCGACGGCCGCGTACGCGTGCTCCCCTTCGCCAACCCCGCGCTGGCCACGGCGGGGACGGGCGACGTGCTCGCGGGCTGCGTGGCGGGGCTGCTCGCGCAGGGTGTGGCACCCTTCGACGCCGCGAGCCTGGGCGCGTTCATCCACGCGGCGGCCGGTCAGCTCGCGGCGGAGGAGATCGGCGAGGCGGGCGTCATCGCGGGCGACCTGCTGCCGCTGCTGCCCAAGGCCATTGGGATGCTGCGCGAGGGGAGCTTCTCCGGCGGCATCTTCCACATCGGCTAG
- the acpS gene encoding holo-ACP synthase, with translation MLRTGVDIVEIWRIGEAAARWGDRFFNRIYTPGELAYSRGRLPQLAGRFAAKEAVMKALGTGVRGVGWREIEVVRKPGQAPTVVLHGRAKARAERLCLGEISISISHSRDYAVVVAVGETVVTGETVVIGETSEDSDS, from the coding sequence ATGCTCCGTACCGGCGTAGACATCGTGGAGATATGGCGGATTGGGGAAGCGGCCGCCCGCTGGGGTGACCGCTTCTTCAACCGCATCTATACGCCGGGCGAGCTCGCCTACTCGCGCGGACGTCTTCCCCAGCTTGCAGGCCGCTTCGCCGCCAAGGAGGCCGTCATGAAGGCGCTCGGTACCGGCGTGCGCGGCGTCGGCTGGCGCGAGATCGAGGTGGTGCGCAAGCCGGGGCAGGCGCCCACCGTCGTGCTGCACGGCCGCGCCAAGGCACGCGCCGAGCGGCTATGCCTCGGCGAGATCTCCATCTCCATTTCCCACTCACGCGACTACGCCGTCGTGGTGGCCGTCGGAGAGACCGTGGTCACCGGAGAGACCGTGGTCATCGGAGAGACCAGTGAAGATAGTGACAGCTGA